Proteins encoded by one window of Candidatus Sumerlaea chitinivorans:
- a CDS encoding Cell division protein FtsW, whose product MRFGLTRMIFYLTLMLLAIGLTLVYSSSAGEALRELRSSHFKQIGTFASAPETPIAIQTLKILFKQVLATIIGIIAMLICYRIDYDKYKKWAFWLLLLSLVMLVFVFVPGIGVLINGARRWIRLGPIQFQPSEFAKLALIIVLAKKLSERAHALKSFVKGLLPHLAIVGVVLGLIAPEPDLGTCLVIGFITFVMFVVAGVPVKHLGFFMTAGVILAIIAVVVEPYRVRRVLVFLDPESDPLRSGYQLLQSLISVGSGGLFGVGLGQGPQKYLYMSEMRTDFIFSAICEELGLVGGTVIVLLYVLFVWLGYCVATRVSDLYACLLATGITTMIGGQALFHIVVVLGMAPTKGLTLPLISWGGSSLVVNLIAIGILLSVARVVETEFMAYSMPPRRGRPAPVTA is encoded by the coding sequence GTGAGATTCGGCCTCACACGCATGATTTTCTACCTCACGCTGATGTTGCTGGCCATTGGCCTTACGCTTGTCTACAGCTCCAGTGCAGGGGAGGCTTTGCGTGAGTTACGCTCCAGCCATTTCAAACAGATTGGCACGTTCGCAAGTGCACCCGAAACGCCCATTGCGATTCAGACGCTGAAGATCCTTTTCAAGCAGGTGCTGGCGACGATCATCGGCATAATCGCCATGCTCATCTGCTACCGAATAGACTACGACAAGTACAAGAAATGGGCATTTTGGCTGCTCCTTCTGAGTTTGGTCATGCTGGTCTTTGTGTTTGTTCCCGGCATCGGCGTGCTGATCAATGGTGCCCGTCGCTGGATTCGCTTGGGGCCAATTCAGTTTCAGCCTTCCGAATTCGCAAAGCTTGCTCTCATCATTGTCTTGGCCAAGAAGCTCAGTGAGCGTGCACACGCTCTAAAATCCTTCGTAAAAGGGCTTTTGCCTCACCTCGCTATCGTAGGGGTTGTGCTCGGCTTAATTGCTCCGGAACCAGATTTGGGCACATGCTTGGTGATTGGCTTCATCACGTTTGTGATGTTTGTTGTTGCGGGCGTGCCAGTGAAGCACCTTGGGTTTTTCATGACAGCGGGGGTCATCTTAGCAATCATTGCGGTGGTGGTTGAGCCCTATCGTGTACGACGAGTTTTGGTTTTCCTCGATCCGGAGTCCGATCCCTTGCGCTCAGGTTACCAGCTACTTCAGTCTCTGATTTCTGTGGGAAGTGGGGGGCTCTTTGGGGTGGGGCTGGGGCAAGGCCCGCAGAAGTACCTCTACATGAGCGAGATGCGAACCGACTTCATCTTCTCTGCGATTTGCGAGGAACTCGGCCTCGTGGGCGGAACCGTCATTGTGTTGCTCTACGTTCTCTTCGTCTGGTTGGGCTACTGTGTGGCCACGCGGGTGTCTGATTTGTATGCCTGTCTCTTGGCCACTGGCATTACGACGATGATTGGTGGACAGGCGCTCTTCCATATTGTCGTCGTCCTTGGCATGGCTCCCACAAAAGGTCTTACGTTGCCCCTCATTAGTTGGGGGGGAAGTTCGCTGGTTGTGAACCTCATCGCAATTGG
- a CDS encoding Alpha/beta superfamily hydrolase: MYFQDVVSFSSGAFRLFGIWNLPSGQPGKAPAVIFCHGFTGHHVEARRMYARLAQRLALAGIATFRFDHRGCGESTGDFVDFTPQGLLEDLDQAWEVFTEDPRIDPARIGVVGYSLGGLSASYLLGRNPSVRTAVYWAGVARPDIIRDRLSQFPEFEGYETRGYMEYGGYRISRAYLDEIGLLMRPVEWASSFPGPILFCHGAEDDIVKVEQSERFLSARKNPADKLIVYPNADHGFGSATTIDALLDASFEWLQRHLLDVAQRDSSSGVQKL; this comes from the coding sequence ATGTATTTTCAAGATGTTGTTAGCTTTAGTAGTGGGGCATTTCGTCTGTTTGGAATTTGGAATCTGCCTTCTGGCCAGCCGGGCAAAGCGCCTGCGGTCATTTTTTGTCATGGCTTTACGGGCCATCACGTCGAGGCACGCCGCATGTACGCGCGCTTGGCCCAACGGCTGGCACTTGCCGGCATCGCCACCTTTCGTTTCGACCACCGGGGATGTGGTGAGAGCACAGGCGATTTCGTAGATTTTACGCCTCAAGGTTTGCTTGAGGATCTTGATCAAGCTTGGGAAGTGTTCACCGAAGATCCGCGCATTGATCCGGCGCGGATTGGCGTGGTGGGGTACAGCTTGGGTGGTCTGTCAGCCAGTTATCTCTTAGGGCGAAATCCTTCCGTCCGAACAGCCGTTTACTGGGCAGGCGTGGCGCGTCCGGATATTATCCGAGATCGCTTATCGCAGTTTCCAGAGTTTGAAGGTTACGAAACGCGTGGCTACATGGAGTACGGTGGCTACCGGATCAGTCGCGCGTATCTCGATGAAATAGGCTTACTCATGCGACCCGTGGAATGGGCTTCTTCATTTCCGGGGCCAATTCTCTTCTGTCATGGCGCTGAGGACGACATCGTGAAGGTAGAGCAATCCGAGCGCTTTCTCTCCGCTCGGAAAAATCCGGCGGATAAGCTGATTGTCTATCCGAACGCTGACCACGGTTTTGGTAGCGCAACGACCATCGACGCGTTGCTCGACGCCTCGTTCGAGTGGCTGCAGCGGCATTTGCTGGACGTCGCTCAGCGTGATTCTTCTTCGGGGGTGCAAAAGCTGTGA
- a CDS encoding Sigma cross-reacting protein 27A gives MAPRVAVLLSGCGVYDGSEIHEAVLTLLALDQNGAEIVCCAPDIEQADVVNHLTGQPMSEKRNVLVEAARIARGKIEDLKNITPAVVDALILPGGYGAAKNLCSYAKDGVNAKVHPEVARVIHDFVSAGRPIGAICIAPMVVAAAFRDTKEIIPTLTIGNDPQAVLDISTMGADHVECSAREICVDRKNRIVSTPAYMLAKGPAELFVGIERLVKAVLELCGSN, from the coding sequence ATGGCACCACGTGTTGCAGTGCTGCTCTCCGGATGCGGCGTCTACGACGGTAGCGAAATTCATGAAGCGGTTCTCACCTTGCTGGCCTTAGATCAGAACGGTGCAGAGATTGTTTGTTGTGCACCTGACATTGAACAAGCAGATGTCGTCAATCACCTGACGGGCCAACCAATGTCTGAAAAGCGCAATGTGCTGGTGGAAGCGGCGCGGATCGCGCGCGGTAAGATCGAGGACCTCAAAAACATTACTCCAGCAGTGGTGGATGCGCTAATTCTGCCGGGAGGCTACGGCGCTGCTAAAAATCTCTGTAGTTACGCAAAGGACGGCGTGAATGCCAAAGTGCATCCAGAGGTCGCTCGCGTGATCCACGACTTTGTAAGTGCAGGCCGACCCATTGGTGCCATCTGCATTGCGCCAATGGTAGTTGCGGCTGCCTTCCGCGACACGAAAGAAATCATCCCGACGTTAACGATCGGCAACGATCCGCAAGCTGTACTCGACATCAGCACCATGGGGGCAGACCACGTTGAGTGCTCTGCGCGTGAAATCTGTGTGGATCGAAAAAACCGAATCGTTTCGACGCCGGCGTACATGCTTGCAAAAGGCCCAGCGGAGCTCTTTGTCGGAATCGAAAGACTGGTAAAAGCGGTGCTTGAGCTTTGTGGGAGTAACTAA
- a CDS encoding Glycosyl transferase, family 2 yields the protein MKLSVIIPVYNEVNTLATVLDAVRRVPLEKEIIVVDGNSTDGTREVLECEARKGDVIAIFQREKNGRGGALREGLAIATGEVVVFQDADLELDPACFPHLLAPIAAGECDVVLGSRFLAGRPQMTFLQYWGNRVINAVLNLFWGTCLTDVETCYQMFRRSVIADMEFERTDMSFSIELTLKLVRKGLRIREVPVSYRPRSRAEGKKLYWMDGVISLWVLVKYRFFSR from the coding sequence ATGAAGTTGAGCGTCATCATTCCTGTCTACAACGAAGTGAATACCTTGGCCACGGTTCTCGATGCCGTGCGACGTGTGCCATTAGAGAAAGAAATCATTGTCGTGGATGGGAACTCCACCGACGGCACGCGCGAAGTCCTTGAGTGCGAAGCACGCAAAGGCGATGTCATTGCCATTTTCCAGCGCGAGAAAAATGGGCGCGGAGGAGCCTTGCGCGAGGGGCTTGCCATTGCCACGGGCGAGGTGGTCGTGTTCCAAGATGCAGATCTTGAGCTGGACCCGGCATGTTTTCCGCACCTGCTTGCCCCAATTGCAGCGGGCGAATGTGATGTGGTGCTTGGCTCACGTTTCTTAGCGGGACGCCCGCAGATGACCTTCCTTCAGTACTGGGGAAATCGGGTCATCAATGCAGTGCTCAACCTTTTCTGGGGCACCTGCCTCACCGACGTGGAAACTTGTTATCAGATGTTTCGGCGCTCTGTGATCGCTGACATGGAATTTGAGCGCACCGATATGTCGTTTTCCATCGAGCTCACGCTCAAACTTGTGCGCAAAGGGTTGCGCATCCGCGAAGTGCCAGTGTCTTATCGACCCCGTTCCCGCGCCGAAGGTAAGAAGCTCTATTGGATGGATGGAGTCATTTCCCTTTGGGTCCTCGTAAAATATCGCTTTTTCTCTCGTTGA
- a CDS encoding 5-methyltetrahydrofolate--homocysteine methyltransferase has product MAEPKTNLLEALKERVLLADGAMGTQLQERGLEHGACGELWNKAYPDRVRAIHQAYREAGADLILTNTFGGNLVRLAGHQCAQFAYELNYLGAQLAREAAGASGFVLGDIGPLGEFLEPIGDLTKAQAVEAFEPQAQAFADAKTDAILIETMSALDEAECAIEAVRNVAKCPIFLSFTFEVSPAGIHTMTGATPEDVARFATDWGVAVVGTNCGRNLHMQDYVAILERMRNVTSLPLMVQPNAGAPVLSEGKTVYRETHEKMAEWIDAFVAAGAQIVGGCCGTTPAHIREFRRVLDQKA; this is encoded by the coding sequence ATGGCGGAGCCGAAGACAAATCTATTAGAGGCGCTTAAGGAACGGGTCCTATTAGCCGATGGGGCAATGGGAACGCAACTCCAAGAAAGAGGCTTAGAGCACGGTGCATGCGGTGAATTGTGGAACAAAGCTTACCCTGATCGCGTGCGGGCGATTCATCAGGCGTATCGCGAGGCGGGGGCCGATCTCATTCTCACCAACACCTTTGGCGGTAATTTGGTCCGCTTGGCCGGTCATCAATGCGCCCAGTTTGCATACGAACTGAACTACCTCGGAGCGCAGCTTGCCCGCGAAGCTGCTGGCGCCTCGGGCTTTGTGCTTGGCGATATCGGGCCCTTAGGCGAATTCCTTGAGCCCATCGGCGACCTTACGAAGGCGCAGGCCGTGGAAGCGTTTGAGCCCCAAGCGCAAGCGTTTGCTGATGCCAAGACGGACGCTATCCTTATCGAAACCATGAGCGCTTTAGATGAAGCAGAATGCGCCATCGAAGCTGTCCGGAATGTTGCAAAATGTCCCATTTTTCTCTCCTTCACTTTTGAGGTGTCGCCAGCTGGCATTCACACCATGACCGGCGCTACCCCGGAAGACGTGGCTCGCTTCGCCACCGATTGGGGGGTGGCGGTGGTTGGGACAAACTGTGGTCGCAATCTCCACATGCAAGATTACGTGGCGATCCTTGAGCGAATGCGCAATGTGACCTCTCTCCCCCTGATGGTGCAGCCGAATGCTGGGGCTCCCGTACTGAGCGAAGGCAAGACAGTTTATCGCGAGACCCATGAGAAAATGGCCGAGTGGATAGACGCGTTCGTTGCGGCAGGCGCACAAATTGTGGGAGGGTGTTGCGGAACCACTCCCGCCCATATCCGGGAATTCCGGAGAGTTCTTGATCAGAAGGCCTAA
- a CDS encoding ABC transporter, ATP-binding protein, whose amino-acid sequence MGNGNPVVQVKDLVVEYVQGRTVTRALDGISFEIREGECVGFVGANGAGKSTTIKTLMGFIFPTSGEVCVFGQPAGSVESRRRIGYLPEVALYYPFMKARELLELYGGLHGLTRQQLKQRIPELLRELGLDGKGEVLLRNFSKGMQQRLGIAQAIISDPDLMIFDELSSGLDPVGRYDLRKVLLKLKERGKTIFFSSHELTEVESLCDRVIIIHKGRIVTEATVQELLKPLNIFEISFAWNGSTPLPEAVARHSPTREGDVWRVLIRDVNEYAQAVTALANSGAKILATASKSQSLEDYFISLVQGAPTREQGGQVA is encoded by the coding sequence ATGGGGAACGGCAATCCGGTAGTCCAAGTGAAGGATTTGGTGGTGGAATACGTTCAGGGGCGCACAGTGACGCGGGCACTTGACGGGATTTCGTTTGAAATCCGCGAGGGCGAGTGCGTCGGATTTGTGGGCGCCAACGGCGCAGGGAAGTCCACCACCATCAAAACGCTGATGGGCTTCATATTCCCGACGAGCGGCGAAGTGTGCGTGTTCGGCCAACCAGCCGGAAGCGTCGAAAGCCGTAGACGCATCGGCTACTTGCCGGAAGTTGCTCTCTATTACCCGTTTATGAAAGCGCGAGAATTGCTGGAACTCTACGGCGGTCTTCACGGGCTTACGCGTCAGCAACTTAAGCAACGGATTCCGGAGTTGCTGCGCGAACTGGGATTAGACGGCAAGGGTGAGGTCCTGCTGCGCAACTTTTCCAAAGGAATGCAGCAACGGCTGGGGATTGCTCAGGCAATCATTTCGGACCCTGATCTGATGATCTTCGACGAGTTGTCGAGCGGGTTGGATCCGGTCGGTCGCTACGATCTACGCAAGGTGTTACTTAAGCTCAAGGAACGGGGCAAGACCATCTTCTTCAGCTCCCACGAACTGACGGAAGTCGAGTCGCTATGCGATCGGGTGATCATCATTCATAAGGGGCGAATTGTCACCGAGGCCACGGTTCAGGAGCTCTTGAAACCGCTAAATATCTTCGAGATCTCCTTCGCGTGGAACGGAAGCACACCGTTACCGGAAGCGGTGGCGCGCCACTCCCCCACTCGCGAGGGGGACGTGTGGCGCGTCCTGATTCGCGACGTCAATGAGTATGCCCAAGCAGTCACCGCGCTCGCCAATAGCGGCGCGAAAATCTTGGCGACGGCATCAAAATCTCAATCCTTAGAGGATTATTTTATCTCGCTGGTACAAGGCGCACCCACTCGCGAGCAGGGAGGGCAGGTAGCATGA
- a CDS encoding ABC-type transport system involved in multi-copper enzyme maturation, permease component codes for MRAVRLIAYSVLIEAVRRKEIYAIVLISTLVILGVMSIDFFGLRGLHKFYCEVALQVMSTAAALTTIALAARQLPREFETRTIYPLLAKPVSRLKFMAGKLAGVMAAAAFSFLLFMAVYLGGALYLGSPVSLPLLLQYLYLQLLMMLILATLSFWLSLLLNLDAAITLGAILYFAASVIMTSISYIYDFASQWAKYLLVAVTYLLPQLRLFDLSEKVVHSDTWQPLGFETMAQLTVYGLVYAIVFFCFAYLVFRRKPL; via the coding sequence ATGAGAGCGGTGCGACTCATCGCTTACAGTGTTCTCATCGAGGCGGTCCGGCGCAAAGAGATTTACGCCATCGTGCTTATTTCCACGCTCGTCATCCTTGGCGTCATGAGCATAGATTTCTTCGGCTTGCGTGGCCTGCACAAATTCTACTGCGAGGTGGCTTTACAAGTGATGAGCACGGCTGCCGCGTTGACCACGATCGCATTGGCTGCGCGCCAATTGCCCCGTGAGTTTGAAACCCGGACGATTTATCCGCTGCTTGCAAAACCTGTGAGCCGGCTTAAGTTCATGGCTGGGAAGTTGGCCGGCGTCATGGCCGCAGCTGCTTTCTCGTTTCTCTTGTTTATGGCAGTCTATTTAGGAGGAGCATTGTATCTCGGTTCCCCTGTCAGTCTCCCCCTTCTTCTCCAGTACCTTTATCTTCAGCTTCTGATGATGCTGATTCTTGCGACGCTAAGTTTCTGGCTTTCCCTCCTACTCAATCTCGACGCGGCGATCACTCTCGGTGCAATTCTCTACTTCGCCGCGTCGGTCATCATGACGAGCATCTCCTACATCTACGACTTCGCTTCTCAGTGGGCAAAATACCTGCTTGTCGCGGTGACTTATCTACTGCCACAGCTTCGCCTTTTTGACCTCAGCGAGAAAGTCGTTCACAGTGACACGTGGCAGCCGCTCGGCTTCGAGACCATGGCACAGCTAACGGTCTATGGACTCGTGTACGCCATCGTATTCTTCTGCTTTGCCTATCTGGTGTTTAGGAGGAAACCGCTATGA
- a CDS encoding Methyltransferase corrinoid activation protein: MQIVLRIQPEGTQVLIPASLPLPEALLTAGTAIALPCGGKGTCGRCRVRFLGTAPVPTPEEFAEVSSNELEAGWRLACRHILTDSAEIYVPPSSQWVPAKDFFAQMPAVWAHRYRRFLLRVPNHCSLQSEDLRAYVNEHLRQHGHTHPTWLGRAPLDLPKSLSYTPTRLQVDLYDDYVLRVHISERAATRSPLGLAVDVGTTTLAAALVDLETGEVLAADSTLNPQARVGADVMSRIRYAMESPEGTMRLHEAVVRGIEELSRRLIQSTPHAYKDILVAVAVGNPTMMHTLFGESPQSLGQAPYFGLWYGPRIEAVSCGQFELLPHLLLVGGPMISGHVGADLVAAVVATGLLAQPQPVLLLDIGTNCELALWDGQTLWVTSAPAGPAFEAATISSGMRAEPGAIDHVAFTSDGQVLIHTIGGGPPKGICGAGLIDVLALLLEIEGVDAAGNLQPARECVESLRIQPSAHGPIYELSIFAHGSQVPVTLTQADVRALQLAKSAIRAALEVLLHESQITPAKLTRIYLAGSFGAHLRASSLQRIGVLPEDVAPDRILSVGNAAGAGVVHMLCRREAWEQALQVARSAKYVELAGMPLFDELFIEHMQFPSRP; encoded by the coding sequence TTGCAGATTGTGTTGCGAATTCAGCCCGAAGGCACGCAAGTCCTTATACCCGCTTCATTGCCTTTGCCAGAGGCACTTCTCACGGCGGGGACAGCGATTGCCTTGCCTTGCGGCGGAAAGGGGACGTGTGGGCGGTGTCGCGTGAGATTCCTAGGCACTGCACCAGTGCCGACTCCCGAGGAATTTGCAGAGGTTTCCTCGAATGAGTTAGAGGCTGGGTGGCGGCTCGCGTGTCGCCATATTCTGACTGACTCCGCAGAGATTTATGTTCCCCCCTCGTCGCAATGGGTGCCCGCAAAAGATTTCTTTGCGCAAATGCCCGCCGTCTGGGCCCACCGATATCGTCGTTTTCTCCTTAGAGTCCCCAACCACTGCTCATTGCAGAGCGAAGACTTGCGCGCTTACGTCAATGAGCATCTGCGCCAGCACGGACATACTCATCCAACGTGGCTCGGCCGCGCTCCGTTGGATCTTCCAAAGTCCCTATCATACACCCCAACCCGGCTCCAGGTGGATTTATACGACGACTATGTGCTTCGAGTGCACATCAGCGAAAGAGCAGCTACTCGCTCCCCACTTGGTTTAGCGGTGGACGTTGGCACCACGACCCTTGCAGCAGCACTTGTGGACTTAGAGACCGGAGAAGTGCTCGCAGCGGACTCGACACTCAACCCTCAAGCACGCGTGGGGGCGGATGTGATGAGTCGAATCAGATATGCCATGGAGTCTCCCGAGGGAACAATGCGCCTCCACGAGGCCGTCGTACGCGGCATCGAAGAGTTGTCGCGGCGCTTGATTCAAAGCACCCCGCATGCTTACAAGGATATTCTTGTTGCTGTTGCGGTTGGGAATCCAACGATGATGCACACTTTATTTGGGGAATCCCCCCAGAGTCTTGGCCAGGCACCTTATTTTGGGCTTTGGTACGGTCCCCGCATCGAAGCTGTCTCCTGTGGCCAATTCGAACTTCTGCCTCACCTTCTCCTCGTTGGCGGCCCAATGATTAGTGGGCACGTTGGCGCCGATCTCGTAGCGGCTGTTGTGGCCACGGGACTCTTGGCCCAGCCTCAACCAGTTTTGCTGCTCGATATCGGCACAAACTGTGAACTTGCGCTTTGGGACGGCCAAACCTTGTGGGTCACGTCTGCTCCAGCAGGACCCGCGTTCGAAGCGGCAACGATCAGTAGCGGGATGCGAGCAGAACCCGGCGCCATCGATCATGTTGCGTTCACGTCCGACGGGCAAGTGCTCATCCACACCATAGGCGGGGGACCACCCAAAGGAATTTGTGGCGCCGGTCTGATTGATGTGTTGGCACTGCTTCTGGAGATCGAAGGGGTGGACGCTGCTGGAAATCTGCAGCCGGCCCGTGAGTGCGTAGAAAGCCTTCGAATCCAGCCAAGCGCACATGGACCCATTTACGAACTCAGCATATTTGCACATGGCTCTCAAGTTCCAGTAACTCTGACCCAAGCCGATGTTCGGGCTCTTCAACTGGCAAAGTCCGCAATCCGTGCGGCTCTGGAAGTTCTCTTGCACGAAAGCCAGATCACTCCCGCTAAGCTTACGCGGATCTATTTAGCTGGTTCTTTTGGTGCCCATCTGCGAGCTTCAAGTTTGCAGCGCATTGGTGTTTTACCTGAGGACGTTGCTCCGGATCGAATCCTGTCAGTGGGTAACGCAGCGGGAGCTGGAGTTGTCCACATGTTGTGTCGGCGGGAAGCATGGGAACAAGCGCTTCAGGTTGCTCGGTCCGCAAAGTATGTCGAACTCGCGGGGATGCCACTTTTTGACGAGCTCTTCATCGAGCACATGCAGTTTCCCTCGCGCCCTTAG
- a CDS encoding Protein often near L-alanine-DL-glutamate epimerase (cell wall recycling), whose translation MRRLVILAEGSFSVFKAKTAVGVIRYSPNQTVAVVDSTQAGKTVQEVLGFGGEIPIVASVSDSLQFQPDTLLIGIAPTGGQLPPHFRKEVLCAIEHGLDVWSGLHEFLSEDSELSHAANAAGVTIWDVRKPRTGLVVASGRALHTRAFVVLTVGTDCNSGKMTTALELEKFAQGRGWDARFVATGQTGILIEGKGTPLDAVPGDFMAGEVECLVMEHDAEGADVIFVEGQGALLHPGFGPVTLALMLGAMPDAMLLCHVEGRTTYRPDHTVPLPSMSLVIQTYEALLQPYKAPRIHGICLNTVELTDAEAKRAIEQRKAESGLPVCDPVRTGVAEIWEALEPLVRQKRSQTKAAKSV comes from the coding sequence GTGCGACGCCTTGTCATTCTCGCAGAAGGATCCTTCTCCGTCTTCAAAGCCAAAACCGCTGTAGGCGTTATTCGCTACTCGCCAAATCAAACTGTTGCTGTGGTGGACAGTACCCAGGCCGGCAAAACGGTTCAGGAGGTGCTTGGGTTTGGAGGGGAAATTCCAATCGTTGCTTCTGTTTCCGATTCTTTGCAATTCCAGCCAGACACTCTTCTTATTGGGATTGCCCCCACAGGCGGTCAATTGCCCCCGCATTTTCGCAAGGAAGTTCTGTGCGCAATCGAGCACGGACTCGACGTGTGGAGTGGATTACATGAATTCCTGAGTGAGGATTCCGAGCTTTCCCATGCAGCTAACGCTGCAGGCGTGACCATCTGGGATGTTCGCAAACCCCGCACCGGGCTTGTCGTCGCATCGGGACGAGCACTTCACACCCGCGCGTTTGTAGTGCTTACGGTCGGCACGGATTGCAATTCAGGAAAGATGACCACAGCCCTTGAACTTGAAAAGTTTGCGCAGGGGCGTGGCTGGGATGCACGTTTTGTCGCCACTGGTCAAACGGGAATTCTCATTGAGGGCAAGGGTACACCTCTCGATGCTGTGCCGGGCGACTTCATGGCTGGTGAGGTCGAATGTCTGGTCATGGAGCATGACGCGGAAGGCGCAGACGTGATTTTCGTGGAAGGGCAGGGCGCCCTCCTGCACCCCGGCTTCGGTCCGGTAACCCTCGCGCTAATGTTGGGGGCGATGCCGGACGCGATGCTGCTTTGCCACGTCGAAGGGCGAACAACCTATCGGCCAGATCATACCGTCCCCTTACCATCCATGTCGCTTGTCATCCAGACCTACGAAGCACTCCTTCAACCATATAAAGCGCCTCGCATTCACGGAATTTGCCTGAACACCGTTGAGCTGACAGATGCCGAAGCAAAACGCGCCATTGAGCAGAGAAAGGCCGAATCTGGTTTGCCCGTATGCGACCCTGTTCGCACTGGGGTAGCTGAGATTTGGGAAGCTCTGGAGCCATTGGTCCGACAAAAGCGTTCTCAGACAAAAGCTGCGAAGTCGGTATAG